Proteins from one Mycolicibacter virginiensis genomic window:
- a CDS encoding DUF3043 domain-containing protein codes for MVSAVSIDGDESEGGARGGVTAPKGRPTPKRSAAAKRRGPVAPAPMTSAEARARRKSLAGPKLSKEERRIAKAERRERMADRRERMLSGDEAALLERDRGPVRRYVRDIVDARYNLLGLFMPVALGLMFIMMAVPQVQYYISPAMMLLMVLMAVDGVLVARKAGRMADAKFPDNVESRWKLGLYAASRASTLRRMRAPRPQVRRGERLD; via the coding sequence GTGGTCTCCGCCGTCTCTATCGACGGCGACGAGTCTGAGGGCGGCGCTCGTGGCGGCGTCACCGCTCCCAAAGGCCGGCCGACCCCGAAGCGCAGCGCTGCGGCCAAGCGTCGCGGCCCGGTGGCGCCGGCCCCGATGACCTCCGCGGAGGCCCGGGCCCGGCGCAAGTCGCTGGCCGGCCCGAAACTGAGCAAGGAAGAGCGCCGGATCGCAAAGGCCGAGCGCCGTGAGCGGATGGCCGACCGCCGGGAACGGATGCTGTCCGGCGACGAGGCGGCGCTGCTGGAACGCGACCGCGGCCCGGTGCGCCGGTACGTTCGCGACATCGTCGACGCCCGCTACAACCTGTTGGGCCTGTTCATGCCGGTCGCGCTCGGCCTGATGTTCATCATGATGGCGGTCCCGCAGGTCCAGTACTACATTTCGCCGGCGATGATGCTGCTGATGGTCTTGATGGCCGTCGACGGGGTGTTGGTTGCCCGCAAGGCCGGCCGGATGGCCGACGCCAAGTTCCCCGACAATGTCGAAAGCCGTTGGAAGCTGGGGCTCTACGCCGCCAGCCGCGCATCCACGCTGCGCCGCATGCGGGCACCGCGCCCGCAGGTGCGGCGCGGCGAACGCCTCGACTGA
- the cobT gene encoding nicotinate-nucleotide--dimethylbenzimidazole phosphoribosyltransferase, with translation MNFPPVSPPDAAAAAAARARQDSLTKPAGSLGRLEALSVWAAACQGQCPPRQFERVRVVVFAGDHGVTRGRVSAYPPEVTAQMVANIDRGGAAINALAAIGGAGVRVVDMAVDDGATDSPAVSTAAGPYKVRRGSGDITSEDALTAEETLAAVEAGRRIADEEVDGGADLLIPGDMGIGNTTVAATLIAALTGAEPSDVVGHGTGIDDAGWSRKTAAVRDALFRSRPQHADPLALLRCCGGADFAALTGFCAQAAVRRTPVLLDGLASTAAALVADRLAPGARAWWQAGHRSPEPAHALACAALGLQPILDLQMRLGEGTGAAVALPVLRAAVAALTSMSTFAEAGVSDRSS, from the coding sequence GTGAATTTCCCACCGGTCAGCCCACCCGATGCCGCGGCGGCAGCAGCCGCCCGGGCACGGCAGGACTCACTGACGAAACCGGCGGGTTCACTGGGCCGACTGGAGGCCCTCTCGGTGTGGGCGGCGGCCTGCCAGGGACAGTGTCCGCCACGACAGTTCGAGCGCGTCCGGGTTGTGGTGTTCGCCGGCGATCACGGCGTAACCCGGGGACGGGTGTCTGCCTACCCCCCGGAGGTGACGGCCCAGATGGTCGCCAACATCGACCGTGGCGGCGCGGCCATCAACGCGCTGGCCGCGATCGGCGGAGCCGGGGTACGGGTGGTGGACATGGCCGTCGATGACGGTGCGACCGACTCCCCCGCGGTGTCGACAGCGGCCGGTCCCTACAAGGTTCGGCGTGGCAGCGGTGACATCACAAGCGAGGACGCCCTGACCGCCGAGGAGACCCTGGCCGCGGTCGAGGCCGGCCGGCGCATCGCCGACGAGGAAGTCGACGGTGGCGCAGATCTGCTCATCCCCGGCGATATGGGGATCGGAAACACCACCGTCGCAGCCACATTGATTGCCGCGCTGACCGGCGCCGAACCTTCCGACGTGGTCGGCCACGGGACGGGCATCGATGACGCCGGCTGGTCACGCAAGACCGCGGCGGTGCGCGACGCCCTCTTTCGGTCCCGGCCGCAGCACGCCGACCCGCTTGCGCTGCTGCGCTGCTGCGGTGGCGCCGACTTCGCGGCGTTGACGGGGTTCTGCGCCCAGGCCGCGGTGCGGCGCACCCCGGTGCTGCTCGACGGCCTGGCGTCGACGGCTGCTGCCCTGGTGGCCGACCGGTTGGCTCCTGGAGCCCGGGCCTGGTGGCAGGCCGGGCATCGTTCGCCAGAGCCGGCCCATGCCCTGGCCTGCGCGGCGCTGGGCCTGCAGCCGATCCTCGACCTGCAGATGCGGTTGGGCGAAGGCACCGGCGCCGCGGTGGCGTTGCCGGTCCTGCGCGCCGCGGTCGCGGCATTGACGTCCATGTCGACGTTCGCCGAGGCCGGCGTCAGCGACCGGTCATCGTGA